AGCCTGCCGGGTCCTCCCCTATCCCAGCTCTCCCCGCGCCATGGCCTCCACGCGCAGCTCTACTCTCCCGGCCCATGATGCTGCGCGGCGGCGGCAGAGGCGCAAGATGGCGGCGGAGCGGCAGGTGATCGGCGGTGGCGGCGGCCGCCgcgggggaggcggcggcgggAGCAGCGGCGGCGGGGCCGGCCcggaggagaacaaggagaatGAGAAGCCCGCGGGGGCGAAGGCGGGGAGCCTCGGGGACAGCCTGGGCCTGGAGAGTATCCTGCGGGGCCGGCCGGGCGGAGGGGCCGCGAGTGAGGACGTGTCAGTCAGGCCGGGCGGCGGGGAAGcccagaacaccccccccccacacgcacGCGCGCGCTCTCTGTAAAACGGAGGATTTTTGGACAGCCGGGTGAATTCCCAGCGTGGCTCAGTGCTCCCCTCCCATGTGTGCACATACAGCCCGGCTGTCTCTGCCTTGGGTGTTCGCTTTGCACTGTTAACGGATGAGGGTGGGGTATTCGGGAGAGGGGAGAAACAAAGGCGTGGCGGCGTGTAGTCGTGTGGCTTTGGAAGAAATGCTGGGGAAAGGGACTGGGAAAGCagcttttctccctctttttcaCGCTCCCTCCACACTGATAATTACAACATAGCAAGCTGCCCTTTATAATAAAGTTGCGTTACATAGTTAAATAGGTGTGtatgtttgggggtggaggggcggaGCGGAGACTGGATTTGACAGGTGGGAAGGAAAGAGTTGATTTTGCACTATAATGGAAGGACGTTTATAGCTTTATGCACATCTAATCATCCTGTTCAGTGTATGAAGCTGCCCACCACCCAAAGTCAAATACTAGACCTCAGGTTCAAAGTAATTCGTTTGCATATTGCTTTTACTGGTACTTGTTGGTACTCTAAGGTTCTCATTCCTGTTTTGATGGGCCCTTGTGCTGGGCATTGCTGAGCTGTCACTCAGTTGTATATTCTTTTGTCCAAAATAGAAGTATTTGTGAGATGAGGTAAGGAGTAGTGTGAGATTTGTTATGGGTTAAAACATGGAGAAACAAATGGGAGGTGTCAGGCGCTCATTGGTACTGCTGAGGTGTTTTAATAATGTAAATTGGTACAGTAGCATGAAAAAATCTGGATGACACTGGGTTAGGCTTCTGGTAACGTCACCCTGATTCTGCAGAAAATGGGATGTAAGCTTTGCATCTTTGATGTGAACTATGGTTCTATCCTTTTGACACCACCCTTGCAGCCAGTGTAACAAATATCACTAACCCTCAAAAACGGAAAATTCCGGTCCAGATTTTATTTGCTTGGAATATGGGCATGTGGTGTATGAATTTTACTCAATACTAATGTTTGGTTTCTCCAAGAGAACTTGTTATAGTGGATAAAATAGGTGAGTGACAGGCACTTTAGCAACTACAGTTTGTATCATCCTGGTGTGATAGGTATGTTTTGTGTAGCATGTAACTTCCATAAAAGGCTGTTGAGAGCAGAGGATCCTTCCTGCAGTTATAATAAACTGTAATGGAGTTAGGAATCACAATtggtagtttttaaaataaataatgttatACGGGAGTTAGtgttctggggcggggggggaagtaTTCTGTTTTTCTGAATTTGTAAACAAAATAGCACTTTATGTGGATtactatgtatttttaaaaaactgttagtCCCTTTTATCCACATTTGTATTTTTTATCGCACTATGCAGAGAGCACAAGATGCTTCTACAATATAGAAAAGCTAAGAATTACTTTGGCTAAGTGAAGCCTCATACATATTGCCATGTGTCAACCTGAAGACTAACCAGAAGCTTGGGATTCTTTCCAATCACTGTGAAGGGATCAGTGAGGTAGTTTTTTATAAAGTTGATTTACCTGTTGGTACTTTAATTAAAGCTGTAGGCTTTTTCTTGTGAGACGTTTTAGTGTGAAACTAGCTCAGCTGCACAGCTGTTGCGAAACTGAGTTGTATCTTGCAGTAGGAAGAAATgcaaatggaaactaggacacaAGTCATAACTTAACTTCTGGCAATAGTGATATAATTTAGCATTTGTAGATGAAGTGGCAGACCCAGTGCCACATCAGTGGTGGTAGGCATGCCCAAATCAACAAAATTGTAAGTAAAGAGCTGCTATGAATACAATATAATAATGAATATATTTATATAACTAAATCTAAAATGGATTTAAAGAAAATTCAAGGTAAATACTTAGAACTAGGAAAattaggggaaaaaagggagtaATTTGTTGTAAAGCTTGCCTACGCTCCAAAAGTGAAGACTCCTTTGTTCTAGAAGTATTAGGTAGTGGTGTAATTTTAATATTTCGGTAGTTCAAGCACTGTATTTTAGGTGTACTTTAAAAGCAGCATCTTTATCTTAAAGTACCTCTGAATGAAAGGGACTtcaatttaattattttcttccATAACTACTATAATTGGTATTAGTTTTGACAAGGTTAGTATCCTGATAGGTGCTGTAGGAAATGTAATGTAGGGTTTATATGTAAAGATTACAGAGATTGATTCTTAAATATAAGTGAAGCACTCTGTCCAAAAACACTTCTCTTGAGCTAAATGTTTTCTGGGAGTGTCTTTCCCAAAAAATAAAAGTACTGattatcatttaaatgaattgaatGAGTAACATCCATGAGGGCCACCAAAATGTACAGTGCAGGTTTCTTTTGTATAGTATTCATTAATTGAAAGTTTTTTAAGAGTGAAGCAAACACAGGAGACACAGGTAAATCAGTCAGTGTTTATGCTAAAGATCATAATCTTGTCTGGAAACCATTACgtgaaaaaaataattgacaTGTAAATACTATTACATTGTTCTCCCGCAAAACATTTATTGAagtaatattaattttaattgttttttacatttgctTTACTAGTTTTCTTTTAACCAATTTTCAGTGCAAAATTAAACCTTAAAGAATTATTCCTACCATCCTCTTTACAGGAATATCTATACTTAAGATATGATTCACTTGGGGAAGACTGCTTTAGAAAATTAAAGTAGCAATTATAATACATTCAGTAAAGCGCATGTAACACCCTTTTCAGGAGAGATCAAACAATAAAGCTCAGCAATGAttctaaaattaaaattttgctggcatagctatgtcagttagatatgtttttggggttttttttgccgcATAGCTGTACCAACAAAACTGTAGGGTAGATAttgttataccagcaaaagcatttATGCTGGTATAGCTCATTTCACTCACTGTATTGGAATACTGACAGAAACACTATTGTGTTGGTATAATTGAATCTACACGAAAAgggttttgctggtataactatacTGGCAGACCTaagtatagacctggccttaatTTGTATCCATAggattctgaaaaataaaatatggtgGTGAGAATTTCTGCAGACCAATCAGCTCTTGGATTTCTTGTTGAAAGGTTTCACTAGTTCCTCTCTTGTACACCGGACCAATATCTGTTTTAAAGTTTGTGTCAGAAAAAATCCTGTAGAGTTCTGTCTTCTCCCATTAGTTTAGGATAGAAGGGCATACCAAGACCAAACTCTGTACAATCATAAATGTTCCTTAATGTGAATTCCAGTTCTTCAGATTATTAAGGAATCCCAACAGCAGCATGGTTTACGGCACGGAGATTTCCAGAGATACAGGTTAGTATGTTAGCAGATGACACCAAGGCATTTTGTATGTATTTACCTTGATTAGTGTAAATCACCATGCCAAATCAATTTTAGCTCAGAGCACATTTACGTGCCAGTTTGCTGCCATAGGCAGGAAAAGATGATTACTTTGAAAACCAGTTGCCAAATAAAGAGCCATTGTCAGGGGCTTTGCTGTAAATGGATGTCCCCATTGTctataaattaaatttaatgctCTTTTACTAATCAGATTATTAGAATACTGGAGTTAATTTGTTGCTTGGTTTTTGTTCCCTCATATTTTCGCTAATGAGCTCACTAATACCTTGTTAATAGCCACTGAACTTGtcttaaggtgtgtgtgtgtgtgtgttctaagAAATCATTTGGAACACAGGGTATCACCTTTTAGTTAGTCCAAATCAGTGGCTATGACATGTCTGTTTACATATTGCTTTATTGCTACATTTTTCTTGTCTCTTTTAACTATCTGCCATATCTCAGGTTTAATGCTCCTGTTATGTTTCTTAAATTTGGCTCTGTATTGTTTAGAAAACTTCACTCCCAGAAACTTGTACATTGTCATACCAGGTCTCATTCTTTGgtagaactgattttattttttggttattTGCAGGGGCTATTGCTCCCGCAGGCTAAGACGACTCCGAAAAACTCTTAGCTTCAAGATGGGAAATAGACACAAGTTCACAGGGAAGAAAGTAACTGAGGAGATTCTCTCTGACAACAGGTATTCGGCATGGGGAGAATCTGGTGTTGGGTAGCAGTGCATTAGTGAATTGCTCCTGGAGGTAATTTATCTTCTCACAGGTCACAAATGAACAGTTTGGGTGTTATCCTAGTTCACAGCTCTACACCTCTCTAAACCACTTTTGTGgagagtttttattttttttaagaattttAAAACCTAAAATAAAGAGCCAAGTTCTGACTAGAATATGGGGAGCTCGGACATTGATAGTGTGGTGTGAGGGGAAAACATAATTCCTGTCCTCACTACTTGGCCCTAGCTACTGCTGTCAATGCTGGTTTCTTGAGGAGTAAAGTTCAAATATTTTCAGGGGAAGTGCTTGGTCAGCACTTCTTTAGAATAGCCATCTGAATATAGACAACTAAAATGCTGTTACCAGCAAGAATGAGATTGGGGACATGATCCATTATCTCTGAACAGAAACACTTGTTTGCCATTTGTACTTGTGCCTTTGAAATTCACCAGAATGTCTTTTCTGGTAGAACAACTGGAGGGCAGCCAGAGCTTTGGGCTCATTTCCCAGCTGCTAGAAACAGTTGACTGTCTGCTTTCTCatctccttttttttcccctcccccctcctttcgGGGGAATGAAAATATGGATTTTTAGCCCATGGGATTTCTTTCCACCTGGTTTGTGTTAATATTCTAAAATGCATCTGGTTGTTGAAAatggtggttttatttttaattatgtacCTGGAAAAGCAGTAAGACTATTCTACTTTTAGTCTTCTTCCCCAGGATTTTGTGACACTTCAAAGCGGAGACTTTATACTAAATTTTCTTTCACGGCTTTAGAATTCCTGAAGACATCTTTCAGTAGTTGCATCTCAGTAACAAGCAGCCTTCCTGTGTCTGTCCTATAGGTACTTGCTGTTGATACTTATGGATGCAGAGAGAGCCTGGAGCTATGCAATGCAGCTTAAGCAGGAAGCCAACACAGAACCCCGCAAGCGATTTCATTTGCTTTCTCGTCTGCGCAAAGCTGTGAAACACGCTGAAGAGCTCGAGCGCCTGTGTGAAAGCAATCGGGTGGATGCCAAGACTAAACTGGAAGCTCAGGTTACTTCTCACATTCAGTTTTCTTTTCTAGCAGAGGCAAAGAAAGGATAAACTAACCTTTTGTTTCTAGTTGAACAAAGGGTCCTTCTTTGTAAGCTGACACTAAATTGCCTGCTCTGACTTCAAATTAAGAATATCCAGGATGATTTTAGTTTACTGGTTATTGAGCTTGTGTGTGTGGTTTGATTTGAGTAGTTAGCAAGTCTGTTATTTGAGCAGTAGCATTAGAAGCTTTACAGTAATGCCTGGAGGTCTCAATCAGAATCAGGGTCCAACTGTAcatgtgctgtataaacacattaAGCAATGGTCCTTGCCTTGgagtttaatttaaatttaagatTAAacaaaggtgttttgttttttttaatggcaggaaTGAGGGGAGAGGATGAGGGTACAGCACTCCTAACTCACTTCAGAAAAGAAAGCTGTGCTGTCATTTTGCTGAGTGCAGCATTCTGAAAACTGAGCAACATTTCTTACAAGATGTAAGCTACCAATTTTTGAGTCCTaaaatatacagtagaacctgagttacaaacaccagagttacgaactgaccagtcaagcccacacctcatttggaactgaaagTACCCAGTcaagtagcagcagcagagacaaattaAAGGAAATGCAGTACAGCACTGTGGTAAACATAAAcaattaaaaaaggaaagcagcctttttcttctgcatagtaaagtttcaaagctgtattaagtcaatgttcagttgtaaacttttgaaagaagaaCCAGAACATTTTGTTCAAGGTTATGAacacttcagagttacgaacaccttgggaacgGAGGTTATTCGTaattctgagattctactgtatatcTGGATCATAAGTAACACGATTGCCTGCTGGCCAGTGGAGACAGGAAACAATCATTGCTTTGTGATACTAGTTCCCTATGAAGGGAGCTCTAATAGCTGCTCAGATATGATTAAAACTGCCATTTTGCAGCTTTTGTGGGCCTTTGCTGGGCTACAGAAGTATCTTCTGACAACAGCAGTATGTGGGTAATGATTGCAAGATAGACCAACTGGCTTGTTTTCATCTCACATCAGGAATTTGTAACGGTCAGTGAAAAAGTGATGCTGTTAACTAGTGCTATGTAAGtgtaaaatcaaaacttttttagATAACATTATTGCTtgaattaggatttttttttttgtagtggcATCAGTGTTAATGGACACACACGATGGAACTATGCTCTCACAACAATTAACTTGTCCACTTGTGCTCTGTCTGCAGGCGTACATGGCTTACCTCACAGGAATGCTGCGCTTTGAACACCAGGAGTGGAAAGCGGCTATGGAGGCTTTCAACAAATGCAAGTGAGTTTCTCTTCCTTACCATCTTTGTCAACTTGAACTTACTTAATACAATTTGATACAAGACTAGATAAGTCTAGGTGAGCTGCTTGTTAACCCTAATTGTTTGGTTTCTGCCAGAGTTCTGAAAGCTCTGATTGCAGTTGTGCTAACCAGTAGCATGATGGTAGAAAGCTGAGCTGTGGTGTTGAAACGGCTTCCTGCAGAGTAATGGTTTAGTTTTCAGTAGCCATCTTTTCCCTTAGCAGAGTCTTAATATCCTATTAAAAAGAAATGCTGCAGTGTAAGTTTTCACTTTCCTGCTGCAGGACTATATATGAAAAACTGGCCAGTGCTTTCACAGAGGAACAGGCTGTGCTATATAATCAGCGTGTGGAGGAGATTTCACCCAACATTCGCTATTGTGCCTATAATATTGGTAAGTAAAGTAGGGGAACAAATACTTAAAGCAAGGATTGCTTTCAAGGCAAGGGTTATTGGAATGTTTATCTTAAACTTGTTGACACATGGGAATGAGTCCATTCCTAATGCTCTGAGCAAACCCTGCAGACTCCTTCATATGACTGACAAGGCCCTTCAGTTCTGCAAAGTGGAACCAACACTATGGTTTTATATAATGTGGATAGATACATACTCTGGGCAAGATTCAGACAAAGTAACTTTTTCCTTCTTCCCAAAGTTACCTAAGCAGTAGTCTGTGTtctagagacctgggttcaaatcctgtctTAGTGACAAATGAAAATGAGTTCGGTCTCCAACTCAGTCTGTCAATTCTTTCTCTCAGGTGACCAGTCTGCTATCAGTGAGTTAATGCAGATGAGACTGAGATCTGGTGGCACAGAGGGTCTTCTTGCTGAAAAATTAGAGGTAATTCACTGCATGGTCCAAAATTTGGAGTGCGTGGTGACCAGCTCACCCTTTTGGCTTTGCTTTTTAAGTTAAATATCCATGCATTGTACAACCAAGAGACAGAGGAGCAATGTTACTTTATAGGGACCAAGGTCATATCCTCTAGAAAGTAATGGAACCATGAAATATATGCCAACCTTTAATTTAAAGTAAATGTGAGGATTAATCAAGTATTCAAAAGTTGCATTCATTTAAATTCAGTCACTCACCTCTGTCTGCACTTTTCAGTCACTGATCACCCAGACTCGAGCAAAGCAGGCAGCTACCATGAGTGAGGTGGAATGGAGGGGCAGAACTGTCCCGGTGAAGATAGACAAAGTGAGGATCTTTTTATTGGGGCTGGCAGATAATGAAGCGGCCATTGCTCAGGTAACTAAGAAATCACTTCCAGGTATTCTATGCCAGTGTTCTAATATCTTCTGCTTCTCTAACCTATATGCTGTTTGATTGGGACATACTATCTTATTTGGGTATTGTTGCTGTATGCCGATGTGTTCTACCCCAGAAATAGCTGGATTTAAATGGTTTCagtgtggtagctgtgttagtctgtaacagcaaaaagaacgaggagtacttgtggcacgttagagactaacaaatttatctgagcataagctttcgtgggctaaaatcgggttttagcccacgaaagcttatactcaaataaattttagtgtCTAatgtgctacaagtactcctcgttctttgtGTATTTAAATGGTGAGTGTAGTAATCTCTGAACATATTTTGTAAATCTCTTTGGGGTCTTCAGATGAAAGATGCTGTATACATGAAAATAGGTCAGCTACCATTTCCCAAAAACCCCTGGTTCTTTAAAGATCACCTGTGCTGGCCATTAGACAGAAGCAAAAGGGCCATGTAACTAGCCCTTTCCTTGGAGAAAACAAGTACTGTTCTGTGTCAGAGAGCGAATCTGGGAGTTGTGGCATGCTTTTGACTTACATGAACACTGTAAAGGAACGGAGGAAAAG
The window above is part of the Chrysemys picta bellii isolate R12L10 chromosome 12, ASM1138683v2, whole genome shotgun sequence genome. Proteins encoded here:
- the SRP68 gene encoding signal recognition particle subunit SRP68 isoform X2, with amino-acid sequence MASTRSSTLPAHDAARRRQRRKMAAERQVIGGGGGRRGGGGGGSSGGGAGPEENKENEKPAGAKAGSLGDSLGLEILQIIKESQQQHGLRHGDFQRYRGYCSRRLRRLRKTLSFKMGNRHKFTGKKVTEEILSDNRYLLLILMDAERAWSYAMQLKQEANTEPRKRFHLLSRLRKAVKHAEELERLCESNRVDAKTKLEAQAYMAYLTGMLRFEHQEWKAAMEAFNKCKTIYEKLASAFTEEQAVLYNQRVEEISPNIRYCAYNIGDQSAISELMQMRLRSGGTEGLLAEKLESLITQTRAKQAATMSEVEWRGRTVPVKIDKVRIFLLGLADNEAAIAQAEGEETKERLFESLLSECRDAIQAVREELKPDQKQREHSLEVDSGKVSNIQYLHSYLTYIKLSTAIKRNESMAKALQKTLLQEQQSEDDGKRTARPQDLIRLYDIILQNLVELPQLPGLEEDKNFQKEIGLKTLVYKAYRCFFIAQSYVLVKKWSEALVLYDRVLKYASEVQAQAGAYKNSLKELPDVQELITQVNAEKYSLQAAAILDANDTHETESPSQVKDGKECCTFH
- the SRP68 gene encoding signal recognition particle subunit SRP68 isoform X3, producing MASTRSSTLPAHDAARRRQRRKMAAERQVIGGGGGRRGGGGGGSSGGGAGPEENKENEKPAGAKAGSLGDSLGLEILQIIKESQQQHGLRHGDFQRYRGYCSRRLRRLRKTLSFKMGNRHKFTGKKVTEEILSDNRYLLLILMDAERAWSYAMQLKQEANTEPRKRFHLLSRLRKAVKHAEELERLCESNRVDAKTKLEAQAYMAYLTGMLRFEHQEWKAAMEAFNKCKTIYEKLASAFTEEQAVLYNQRVEEISPNIRYCAYNIGDQSAISELMQMRLRSGGTEGLLAEKLESLITQTRAKQAATMSEVEWRGRTVPVKIDKVRIFLLGLADNEAAIAQAEGEETKERLFESLLSECRDAIQAVREELKPDQKQREHSLEVDSGKVSNIQYLHSYLTYIKLSTAIKRNESMAKALQKTLLQEQQSEDDGKRTARPQDLIRLYDIILQNLVELPQLPGLEEDKNFQKEIGLKTLVYKAYRCFFIAQSYVLVKKWSEALVLYDRVLKYASEVQAQAGAYKNSLKECCTFH
- the SRP68 gene encoding signal recognition particle subunit SRP68 isoform X1: MASTRSSTLPAHDAARRRQRRKMAAERQVIGGGGGRRGGGGGGSSGGGAGPEENKENEKPAGAKAGSLGDSLGLEILQIIKESQQQHGLRHGDFQRYRGYCSRRLRRLRKTLSFKMGNRHKFTGKKVTEEILSDNRYLLLILMDAERAWSYAMQLKQEANTEPRKRFHLLSRLRKAVKHAEELERLCESNRVDAKTKLEAQAYMAYLTGMLRFEHQEWKAAMEAFNKCKTIYEKLASAFTEEQAVLYNQRVEEISPNIRYCAYNIGDQSAISELMQMRLRSGGTEGLLAEKLESLITQTRAKQAATMSEVEWRGRTVPVKIDKVRIFLLGLADNEAAIAQAEGEETKERLFESLLSECRDAIQAVREELKPDQKQREHSLEVDSGKVSNIQYLHSYLTYIKLSTAIKRNESMAKALQKTLLQEQQSEDDGKRTARPQDLIRLYDIILQNLVELPQLPGLEEDKNFQKEIGLKTLVYKAYRCFFIAQSYVLVKKWSEALVLYDRVLKYASEVQAQAGAYKNSLKELPDVQELITQVNAEKYSLQAAAILDANDTHETESPSQVKDGKLLSERFETFCLDPSLVSKQASLVHFPPGFQPIPCKPLFFDLALNHVAFPPLEDKVEQKAKSGLTGYIKGIFGFRS